The Blautia hydrogenotrophica DSM 10507 genome window below encodes:
- the rpsU gene encoding 30S ribosomal protein S21, producing the protein MSNVIVKENETLDSALRRFKRSCAKAGIQQEIRKREHYEKPSVRRKKKSEAARKRKYN; encoded by the coding sequence ATGTCAAATGTAATCGTAAAAGAGAACGAGACTTTAGATAGCGCTCTTCGCAGATTCAAACGTAGCTGTGCAAAAGCAGGCATTCAGCAGGAGATCCGTAAGAGAGAGCATTACGAGAAGCCAAGCGTTCGTCGTAAGAAAAAATCTGAAGCTGCAAGAAAACGTAAATATAATTAA